In Triticum urartu cultivar G1812 chromosome 6, Tu2.1, whole genome shotgun sequence, the following proteins share a genomic window:
- the LOC125512209 gene encoding homeobox-leucine zipper protein HOX24-like: MESDCQFLLAPPPPMYAAAGDDGHFLQQQQLSSGGGGERKRRFTEEQVRSLESTFHTRRAKLEPREKAELARELGLQPRQVAIWFQNKRARWRSKQLEQDFAELRGHYDALRARVESLKQEKLTLAAQLEELKKKLNERQDQSASCDAAAEVDDKSNNVSSCIVAKDESAAPTADVSDGSTPGWYEYDNHLAYGVDLQEPFCATPELWETSWPLVEWNAVA; encoded by the exons ATGGAGAGCGACTGCCAGTTCCTgctggcgccgccgccgcccatgTACGCCGCGGCGGGGGACGACGGCCACTTCCTTCAGCAGCAGCAGCtgagcagcggcggcggcggcgagaggaAGCGGCGGTTCACGGAGGAGCAGGTGCGGTCGCTGGAGAGCACGTTCCACACGCGGCGCGCCAAGCTGGAGCCCCGGGAGAAGGCGGAGCTGGCGCGTGAGCTGGGGCTGCAGCCGCGCCAGGTGGCCATCTGGTTCCAGAACAAGCGCGCCCGGTGGCGCTCCAAGCAGCTGGAGCAGGACTTCGCGGAGCTGCGCGGCCATTACGACGCCCTCCGCGCCCGCGTCGAGTCGCTCAAGCAGGAAAAGCTCACTCTCGCCGCGCAG CTGGAAGAGCTGAAGAAGAAGCTGAACGAGCGGCAGGACCAGAGCGCAAGCTGCGACGCCGCCGCCGAGGTGGACGACAAGAGCAACAACGTTAGCAGCTGCATCGTGGCGAAGGATGAGAGCGCGGCGCCGACGGCAGACGTCTCGGACGGCTCAACTCCGGGCTGGTACGAGTATGACAACCACCTGGCGTATGGGGTTGACCTGCAGGAGCCGTTCTGCGCCACTCCGGAGCTGTGGGAGACGTCATGGCCGCTGGTGGAGTGGAACGCAGTGGCATGA